One Flavobacteriales bacterium genomic window, ATGGAACTTGTGAAACAAAAGAATGGTTGGGTGTTTATTGCTCATCCAAAAGAAAATGCAACTCCAACAAAATTTAAAGTTGTTGAGGCTTCAAAAAATTCTTTTGTATGCATCAATGAGCAACATGACTTTCCGAAATGTATAGAGTATCGCCTTTCGGGCAATACTCTATTTGCATTTATCGGAAATGACAAGAATGAGAATGGTAAAACCTTTATCTTTACTCGTCAAAATAACAATCTTACTCTGTCAGAATAAGAGGTTTAAATCATTCCAAGTAGATACAGAATAAATATAATTAGAACAACCAAAATTAATACTCCAAACAGCGGTCCTAAAAGTTCTCTTAATAAATAGATTAGCAACAGAACTAAGAGTACAACCAAAATTATGTAAATTAGGTTAGAAGAATCACCCTTTGATTTTTTAGATTCTGTAATTGATTTGATTTTATTTACTTTTTTGTTTACCTTGTTCTGCACCACTTTGTTGCCAAAATCTTTGACATTTGCAATGGGAGATTTTTTCGTTTGAGTGGATGTTTTGGTAACTTCAATGTCTTCTGACTTAGCGTTTTGGATACCATTTTCCAACTCTTTTACCGAAACATTTTTTGATTCTGCTTGATTAAGATCTAAAACCTTGTCAACCTTTTCAGCCAACACTTCATCCTGAGGTTTTTCAACATTTTTCACATCGACATTTGGTTTTACATAATGCGAGGATTTGTTAGAAGCCACTGCTTCTTTTTTGTTTTTTTGCAAAAAACGCGTACCTGTTAGATGCCCATATTGACGAGAACAACTCGACAAAACGACCATAACAATCAAACCTAGAATTTTAATAGAATTTCTCATAACATAAATTTTTATAATACAAATATTGAAATAAAAAGCACTTACCCCTATAAAGTGGCTACTTTTAATTTTAACAGTTTTTCCATCAAAGGTTCGAATTGATTTAATGGCAGCATGTTGGCTCCATCTGATTTTGCCTCAGACGGATTAGGGTGAGTCTCGACAAACAACCCGTCTGCACCAACGGCAATGGCCGCTTTTGCAATGGTTTCTATCAATTCTGGCTTACCGCCAGTTACCCCACTACCTGCATTGGGTTGTTGCAAACTATGGGTAATGTCCATTACTACCGGTTTACCAAAGTTTTTCATTTCTGTGATGTTTCTGAAATCCACAATTAAATCGCCATACCCAAACATATTGCCTCGTTCTGTCAGCAATACGTTCTGATTTCCACTCTGCAAAACCTTGTCTAATGCATATTTCATGGCAGAAGATGACGCAAATTGACCCTTTTTTATGTTCACTACTTTTCCGGTTTTGGCTGCGGCCACCAACAAATCCGTTTGTCGAAATAAAAAGGCTGGAATTTGGAGTACATCCACATATTTAGCAGCCATTTCGGCTTCATCACTTTCATGTATGTCGGTAACAGTAGGTATATCAAGCTCCTCCCCTATTTTTTGTAAAATTGTCAATGCTTCAATATCACCTATACCTGTAAAACTATCTAATCTTGAGCGGTTTGCCTTTCTATAAGAACCTTTAAAAATAAATGGGATACCAAGTTTTTGGCAACTATTTTTTAAACTTTTGGCAATTTCAAACGCCATTTCTTTACCCTCAATGGCACATGGCCCGGCCATCACA contains:
- the kdsA gene encoding 3-deoxy-8-phosphooctulonate synthase, which translates into the protein MAGPCAIEGKEMAFEIAKSLKNSCQKLGIPFIFKGSYRKANRSRLDSFTGIGDIEALTILQKIGEELDIPTVTDIHESDEAEMAAKYVDVLQIPAFLFRQTDLLVAAAKTGKVVNIKKGQFASSSAMKYALDKVLQSGNQNVLLTERGNMFGYGDLIVDFRNITEMKNFGKPVVMDITHSLQQPNAGSGVTGGKPELIETIAKAAIAVGADGLFVETHPNPSEAKSDGANMLPLNQFEPLMEKLLKLKVATL